A section of the Myxocyprinus asiaticus isolate MX2 ecotype Aquarium Trade chromosome 40, UBuf_Myxa_2, whole genome shotgun sequence genome encodes:
- the rbm14a gene encoding RNA-binding protein 14a isoform X1 — protein sequence MDDSNGVKLFVGNLDSDTTQDDLIGLFASYGEVVNITVLRQFAFVHLQGEGAADRAIRDLNGLEYHGRNLVVEESKGRPLNSIKVFVGNLCASCTTENLFDLFSPYGKVLDCEKVKTKPSSLVGYSFVYMERKEDAEQAIEGVHGTLFMGRPLAVELSKAQLTTNKVPCASCGAHGHFAGECPINRPPIEHHQSQAAVLAAAAAAAAGLPLQVQQSVHNSFYNTASSDPTFAALKDLTTSRVDGKPVSAAVYGALASQVYGAVANQVLNSVKSQAADGYPTEAEVPSGAASVNPAYGVNSSAYSASPAYGTMEGTEPDSQAIFEAARARFFEQGQQVLAEQQAVTKSDRDRSPIRRSAPLLPDPVPQPFSQTRPKRRALLPTPPGGPEIPAVKNGDPIARCYAEYYQQYQQFQQYQQYQQYQQYQQYQYSYPPPPPPPPMPMMPPTTMDVQQLAAPGTAASPRVMPLRQSSVFHSKEIWWGTHTKLTWHMQSILSPLSVTTVTFEFIYLVESHRQTFTVVLLFSILCKTEWRWKGGGVASFSTPGLHTNYSTQ from the exons ATGGACGACAGCAACGGTGTGAAGCTCTTTGTTGGGAATCTGGATTCGGACACAACTCAAGATGACCTAATAGGGCTTTTTGCCTCTTACGGAGAAGTGGTGAACATAACTGTACTGAGGCAGTTTGCCTTTGTCCATCTGCAGGGAGAAGGGGCTGCTGACCGTGCCATCCGCGATCTGAATGGTCTAGAGTACCACGGCCGGAATCTTGTAGTTGAGGAATCCAAAGGGAGGCCCCTCAATTCCATCAAAGTATTTGTGGGGAACCTGTGTGCTTCCTGTACAACTGAAAATCTTTTTGATCTCTTCTCACCTTACGGCAAAGTTCTTGATTGCGAAAAAGTAAAGA CTAAGCCCTCCTCTTTAGTAGGCTACTCCTTTGTGTACATGGAGCGCAAAGAGGACGCAGAACAAGCCATTGAGGGTGTTCACGGGACCTTATTTATGGGCCGTCCACTCGCAGTGGAGCTCTCAAAGGCACAGCTGACCACAAACAAGGTCCCATGTGCCAGCTGCGGTGCACACGGCCATTTTGCAGGTGAATGTCCGATCAACAGGCCTCCCATTGAACACCACCAGAGTCAAGCAGCTGTTTTAGCTGCTGCTGCGGCCGCTGCTGCTGGGCTTCCCCTTCAGGTTCAACAGAGTGTCCACAACTCTTTTTACAACACGGCAAGCAGTGACCCTACGTTTGCAGCTCTAAAAGACTTGACCACTTCCAGGGTTGATGGCAAACCCGTTAGTGCTGCAGTCTACGGGGCTCTGGCAAGTCAAGTTTATGGTGCTGTTGCAAACCAGGTGCTTAATTCAGTGAAGAGCCAGGCTGCGGATGGCTACCCCACTGAAGCAGAGGTGCCATCAGGTGCCGCTTCTGTTAACCCAGCCTATGGAGTAAATTCCTCTGCGTATAGTGCCAGTCCAGCTTATGGGACCATGGAAGGAACAGAGCCTGACTCCCAAGCCATCTTTGAAGCTGCCCGGGCTCGATTCTTTGAGCAGGGGCAACAAGTGCTGGCGGAACAGCAGGCTGTGACCAAATCTGACAGAGACCGAAGCCCAATACGCCGCTCAGCCCCATTACTGCCTGACCCAGTTCCCCAGCCATTCTCCCAGACACGACCCAAACGGCGGGCCCTTCTTCCAACACCACCTGGTGGACCAGAAATTCCTGCAGTTAAAAATGGAGACCCGATTGCAAG GTGCTATGCAGAGTACTATCAACAGTACCAGCAGTTCCAACAGTACCAACAATACCAGCAGTACCAACAGTATCAGCAATACCAGTACAGCtacccaccaccaccaccacctcctccGATGCCCATGATGCCTCCAACCACAATGGATGTACAACAGCTTGCCGCCCCTGGCACTGCTGCTTCACCAAGAGT AATGCCCCTCAGGCAGTCTTCAGTCTTTCATTCCAAAGAAATATGGTGGGGTACACACACAAAACTCACTTGGCACATGCAGTCCATACTTTCACCACTCTCTGTGACAACTGTAACATTTGAGTTCATCTATTTAGTTGAATCTCACAGGCAAACATTCACTGTAGTGTTATTGTTCTCAATATTATGTAAAACAGAGTGGAGATGGAAAGGTGGTGGTGTAGCTTCTTTCAGCACACCAGGGCTCCACACAAATTATTctacacagtaa
- the rbm14a gene encoding RNA-binding protein 14a isoform X2: MDDSNGVKLFVGNLDSDTTQDDLIGLFASYGEVVNITVLRQFAFVHLQGEGAADRAIRDLNGLEYHGRNLVVEESKGRPLNSIKVFVGNLCASCTTENLFDLFSPYGKVLDCEKVKTKPSSLVGYSFVYMERKEDAEQAIEGVHGTLFMGRPLAVELSKAQLTTNKVPCASCGAHGHFAGECPINRPPIEHHQSQAAVLAAAAAAAAGLPLQVQQSVHNSFYNTASSDPTFAALKDLTTSRVDGKPVSAAVYGALASQVYGAVANQVLNSVKSQAADGYPTEAEVPSGAASVNPAYGVNSSAYSASPAYGTMEGTEPDSQAIFEAARARFFEQGQQVLAEQQAVTKSDRDRSPIRRSAPLLPDPVPQPFSQTRPKRRALLPTPPGGPEIPAVKNGDPIARCYAEYYQQYQQFQQYQQYQQYQQYQQYQYSYPPPPPPPPMPMMPPTTMDVQQLAAPGTAASPRVYEPPSTHKEPLLRRPDYFHQHTSESPYR, from the exons ATGGACGACAGCAACGGTGTGAAGCTCTTTGTTGGGAATCTGGATTCGGACACAACTCAAGATGACCTAATAGGGCTTTTTGCCTCTTACGGAGAAGTGGTGAACATAACTGTACTGAGGCAGTTTGCCTTTGTCCATCTGCAGGGAGAAGGGGCTGCTGACCGTGCCATCCGCGATCTGAATGGTCTAGAGTACCACGGCCGGAATCTTGTAGTTGAGGAATCCAAAGGGAGGCCCCTCAATTCCATCAAAGTATTTGTGGGGAACCTGTGTGCTTCCTGTACAACTGAAAATCTTTTTGATCTCTTCTCACCTTACGGCAAAGTTCTTGATTGCGAAAAAGTAAAGA CTAAGCCCTCCTCTTTAGTAGGCTACTCCTTTGTGTACATGGAGCGCAAAGAGGACGCAGAACAAGCCATTGAGGGTGTTCACGGGACCTTATTTATGGGCCGTCCACTCGCAGTGGAGCTCTCAAAGGCACAGCTGACCACAAACAAGGTCCCATGTGCCAGCTGCGGTGCACACGGCCATTTTGCAGGTGAATGTCCGATCAACAGGCCTCCCATTGAACACCACCAGAGTCAAGCAGCTGTTTTAGCTGCTGCTGCGGCCGCTGCTGCTGGGCTTCCCCTTCAGGTTCAACAGAGTGTCCACAACTCTTTTTACAACACGGCAAGCAGTGACCCTACGTTTGCAGCTCTAAAAGACTTGACCACTTCCAGGGTTGATGGCAAACCCGTTAGTGCTGCAGTCTACGGGGCTCTGGCAAGTCAAGTTTATGGTGCTGTTGCAAACCAGGTGCTTAATTCAGTGAAGAGCCAGGCTGCGGATGGCTACCCCACTGAAGCAGAGGTGCCATCAGGTGCCGCTTCTGTTAACCCAGCCTATGGAGTAAATTCCTCTGCGTATAGTGCCAGTCCAGCTTATGGGACCATGGAAGGAACAGAGCCTGACTCCCAAGCCATCTTTGAAGCTGCCCGGGCTCGATTCTTTGAGCAGGGGCAACAAGTGCTGGCGGAACAGCAGGCTGTGACCAAATCTGACAGAGACCGAAGCCCAATACGCCGCTCAGCCCCATTACTGCCTGACCCAGTTCCCCAGCCATTCTCCCAGACACGACCCAAACGGCGGGCCCTTCTTCCAACACCACCTGGTGGACCAGAAATTCCTGCAGTTAAAAATGGAGACCCGATTGCAAG GTGCTATGCAGAGTACTATCAACAGTACCAGCAGTTCCAACAGTACCAACAATACCAGCAGTACCAACAGTATCAGCAATACCAGTACAGCtacccaccaccaccaccacctcctccGATGCCCATGATGCCTCCAACCACAATGGATGTACAACAGCTTGCCGCCCCTGGCACTGCTGCTTCACCAAGAGTGTATGAGCCACCCTCAACACACAAGGAGCCCCTCCTACGCCGCCCTGATTACTTTCACCAGCACACATCTGAGTCCCCATATCGATAG
- the LOC127430719 gene encoding alpha-actinin-3-like, producing the protein MTAIETQVQYHSSYMMTATEEYMNQADDWDRDLLLDPAWEKQQRKTFTAWCNSHLRKAGTQIENIEEDFRNGLKLMLLLEVISGERLPKPDKGKMRFHKIANVNKALDFISSKGVKLVSIGAEEIVDGNTKMTLGMIWTIILRFAIQDISVEETSAKEGLLLWCQRKTAPYRNVNVQNFHISWKDGLALCALIHRHRPDLIDYSKLRKDDPIGNLNTAFEVAEKYLDIPKMLDAEDIVNTPKPDEKAIMTYVSCFYHAFAGAEQAETAANRICKVLAVNQENEKLMEEYEKLASELLLWIQRTIPWLENRVAEQTMHAMQQKLEDFRDYRRVHKPPKVQEKCQLEINFNTLQTKLRLSNRPAFMPSEGKMVSDIANAWKGLEQVEKGYEEWLLTEIRRLERLDHLAEKFKQKSSLHESWTSGKEVLLSQKDYESASLMEIRALMRKHEAFESDLAAHQDRVEQIAAIAQELNELDYYDAATINARCQGICDQWDNLGTLTQKRRESLERVEKLWETIDQLYLEFAKRAAPFNNWMDGAMEDLQDMFIVHSIEEIQSLITAHDQFKATLPEADKERMAIMGIHNEILKIAQTYGIKVLGENPYTVLSPQDISNKWEAVKQLVPMRDQMLQEEVARQQSNERLRRQFAAQANIIGPWIQTKMEEISHVSIDISGSLEEQMNNLKTYEQNIINYKSNIDKLEGDHQLSQEGLIFDNKHTNYTMEHIRVGWEQLLTTIARTINEVENQILTRDAKGISQEQLNEFRASFNHFDRKRNGMMDPDDFRACLISMGYDLGEVEFARIMTLVDANNTGVVTFQAFIDFMTRETAETDTAEQVMASFKILASDKAYITVEELRRELPPEQAEYCISRMTKYMGSDGAPGALDYISFSSALYGESDL; encoded by the exons ATGACAGCGATTGAAACGCAAGTTCAATACCACAGTTCTTACATGATGACTGCAACTGAGGAATACATGAACCAAGCGGATGACTGGGATAGAGACCTGCTCCTGGACCCGGCCTGGGAGAAGCAGCAGCGGAAG ACCTTCACTGCCTGGTGCAACTCTCACCTGCGGAAGGCAGGGACACAGATCGAGAACATTGAGGAGGACTTTAGGAATGGACTCAAACTCATGCTGCTGCTAGAGGTTATCTCAG GCGAGAGGCTCCCTAAGCCAGACAAAGGCAAAATGCGTTTCCACAAGATCGCCAACGTAAACAAGGCCCTGGACTTCATCAGCAGCAAGGGAGTCAAGCTGGTCTCCATCGGAGCTGAGG AGATTGTGGATGGCAATACGAAAATGACCCTTGGTATGATCTGGACCATCATCCTGCGTTTTGCAATCCAGGATATTTCAGTGGAGG AGACCTCTGCTAAGGAGGGCTTACTGCTGTGGTGTCAGAGGAAGACTGCCCCCTACAGGAATGTGAACGTGCAGAACTTCCACATCAG TTGGAAGGATGGCCTGGCTCTCTGTGCCCTCATCCACAGACACAGACCTGACCTCATCGACTACTCCAAACTGCGCAAG GATGACCCCattggcaacctcaacactgcttTTGAAGTAGCAGAGAAGTATCTTGACATCCCTAAAATGCTTGATGCAGAAG ATATTGTGAACACTCCAAAACCCGATGAAAAGGCTATCATGACCTATGTGTCCTGCTTCTACCATGCCTTCGCTGGAGCAGAACAG GCTGAGACAGCAGCTAACAGGATCTGCAAAGTGCTGGCAGTAAACCAGGAGAACGAGAAGCTGATGGAAGAATATGAGAAACTAGCCAGTGAG CTTCTGCTGTGGATCCAAAGGACCATCCCCTGGCTGGAGAACCGCGTGGCTGAGCAGACCATGCATGCCATGCAGCAAAAGCTTGAGGATTTCAGGGACTACCGTCGTGTGCATAAGCCACCCAAGGTTCAGGAGAAGTGCCAGCTGGAGATCAACTTCAACACCCTACAGACCAAGCTGAGGCTTAGCAACAGACCTGCCTTCATGCCCTCTGAGGGCAAAATGGTTTCA GACATTGCCAATGCTTGGAAGGGTCTGGAACAGGTTGAGAAAGGCTATGAGGAATGGCTGCTCACAGAGATTCGTCGTCTGGAGAGACTGGACCACCTGGCTGAGAAGTTTAAGCAGAAGTCTTCCCTGCACGAATCATGGACCTCAG GAAAGGAGGTGCTGCTGTCTCAGAAGGACTATGAGTCGGCCTCTCTGATGGAGATCCGTGCTTTGATGAGGAAACATGAGGCCTTTGAAAGTGATCTGGCTGCTCACCAGGACAGAGTCGAGCAGATTGCTGCCATTGCACAGGAACTCAA TGAACTGGATTattatgatgctgccaccatcaaTGCCCGTTGCCAAGGCATCTGTGACCAGTGGGACAACCTGGGCACCCTGACCCAGAAAAGGAGAGAATCACTGGAG CGTGTGGAGAAGCTTTGGGAGACAATTGACCAGTTATACCTTGAATTTGCCAAAAGGGCAGCACCTTTCAACAACTGGATGGATGGAGCTATGGAAGATCTGCAAGACATGTTCATTGTACACAGCATTGAGGAAATCCAG AGTTTGATCACAGCCCACGATCAGTTCAAGGCCACCCTGCCAGAAGCCGATAAGGAGCGCATGGCCATCATGGGCATTCATAACGAGATCCTGAAGATTGCTCAGACATACGGGATCAAGGTGTTGGGCGAGAACCCCTATACTGTCCTCTCCCCTCAGGATATTAGTAACAAATGGGAAGCT GTGAAGCAATTGGTCCCAATGCGTGACCAGATGTTGCAGGAGGAAGTGGCCAGGCAGCAATCCAATGAGAGACTGAGGCGCCAGTTCGCTGCTCAGGCCAACATCATTGGACCCTGGATTCAGACCAAGATGGAG GAGATAAGCCATGTGTCAATCGACATTTCTGGTTCCCTAGAAGAACAGATGAACAATCTGAAGACATATGAACAGAACATCATTAATTACAAATCTAACATTGACAAACTGGAGGGAGACCACCAGCTCAGCCAGGAGGGACTTATCTTTGACAACAAGCACACAAACTACACCATGGAG CACATTCGTGTGGGCTGGGAGCAGCTTCTCACCACTATCGCCCGCACTATCAATGAGGTTGAGAACCAGATCCTGACCCGCGATGCAAAGGGCATCAGCCAAGAGCAGCTGAACGAGTTCAGAGCCTCATTCAACCACTTCGACAGG AAGAGGAATGGCATGATGGATCCTGATGACTTCCGTGCTTGTCTGATCTCTATGGGATATGATTTG GGTGAGGTTGAATTTGCCCGTATTATGACCCTGGTGGACGCCAACAACACAGGAGTGGTCACCTTCCAGGCCTTTATTGACTTCATGACCAGGGAGACAGCCGAGACAGACACCGCTGAACAGGTCATGGCTTCCTTCAAGATCCTGGCCTCTGACAAG GCATACATTACAGTGGAGGAGCTGAGGAGGGAGCTGCCCCCAGAACAGGCCGAATACTGTATCAGCCGCATGACCAAGTACATGGGCAGTGATGGTGCTCCGGGTGCCCTTGACTACATCTCCTTCTCCAGTGCCCTGTATGGAGAGAGCGACTTGTAG